In one window of Erythrolamprus reginae isolate rEryReg1 chromosome 1, rEryReg1.hap1, whole genome shotgun sequence DNA:
- the LOC139156557 gene encoding vomeronasal type-2 receptor 26-like: protein MAALKNHPRCQLWRLTEKYQPFLALMFAVRKVNKDLALLPNITLGFRIYDNRQIGMMISTSSLSLLSTGGYVIPGYQCDRQDTLLSVIGDLNSKSSRQMASIFSIYKVSQKTNLGYQTARNSPKISHLLYMDDLKLYGKSETEIQSLTNTMQIFSNDISMEYTAGIVNWTQAELDNLDRKTRKFMTIQHALHFCSDIDRLYLPRKIGGRGLLQVKQTVEEEKHSLADDVKESKESALMEVNNMKLLKLGFAFDFTVEERTVHPSFFQIESNEFPQNVALIQLLLYFQWNWVGLLAHENDYGEHLISSLMPMLKEKEICLAFAEVLKSDFFSTTWLGLINMYNSWSAAEIIILFGDTHNFGNMVNAVNFDKKESKESSSKLWVLTCHWKVTMVDPVAMLSVINPFHGALHFRDTEDIPEFSHFLSSLDLFNSQVDLPLLQWWEKVFYCTNYKPGKIYPKWKTKCTGKENVHHLKMYTFERTMMGESYNIYNAVYALAHALHAMVGSRAQLTRMRLGKKSSDVQSWQILHYLRNIRFNNSAGDDISFSENGFGSLRFDLINWVFLPNESFLPTKVGQMDPRAFRGQDFIINSDAIVWPTKKVPFARCGMKKCHAGERRRVPEGKPVCCYQCDTCPEGTISNQTDAAHCDPCPEDQYPNKEKDQCIAKKIHFLAYQDTLGYVLMSLTLFLSGITIAVLVIFCKYHSTPIVKANNRNLTYILLVSLLLCFLCSFLFIGRPRKFTCLFRQTSFAILFSLAISSVLAKTVTVVLAFMATKPGNKTRKLLGTRLTSSIVLACPLIQALNCATWLGTSPPFPSWDFHSLFGEIIWECKEGSTLMFYTVLGYLGFLALVSFSVAFLARKLPDSFNEAKFITFSMMVFCSVWITFLPTYLSTKGKSMVAVEIFSILASGAALLACIFFPKCYIILLRPNLNCKENIVRNKNF from the exons ATGGCAGCACTCAAAAACCATCCTCGATGTCAGCTATG GCGACTGACCGAAAAATACCAGCCATTTCTAGCCTTGATGTTTGCAGTCAGAAAGGTCAACAAGGATTTGGCTCTTCTGCCCAACATCACACTTGGCTTCCGTATCTATGACAATCGACAAATTGGGATGATGATTTCCACAAGCAGCCTCTCCCTTCTCTCCACAGGAGGTTATGTGATTCCAGGTTATCAATGTGATAGGCAGGACACTCTGCTCTCTGTCATTGGAGATCTCAACTCCAAGTCGTCAAGACAGATGGCTTCCATCTTCAGCATCTACAAGGTCTCACAG aaaacaaacttaGGCTACCagactgctaggaattcaccaaaaatctcacacctgctgtatatggatgacctgaagttgtacggaaaatcagaaactgagatacagtcactaaccaacactatGCAAATCtttagcaatgacatcagcatgga atacacagctggcatagtgaactggactcaagcagagctggacaacctggacaggaaaaccagaaaatttatGACAATCCAACATGCACTACACTTctgcagtgacattgacaggctgtatttaccaaggaaaataggtggcagaggacttttgcaagtgaagcagacagtggaagaagagaagcattcaTTAGCTGAcgatgtgaaggagagcaaagagtcagcattgatggaggtcaacaatatgaagcttctcaag CTTGGTTTCGCCTTTGATTTCACTGTTGAAGAAAGAACAGttcatccttccttcttccagatTGAGTCCAATGAATTTCCTCAGAATGTGGCTTTAATCCAGCTGCTCCtgtatttccagtggaactgggttgggcttcTGGCCCATGAAAATGATTATGGAGaacatctcatctcatctctgaTGCCAATGCTCAAAGAGAAGGAGATCTGTCTGGCCTTCGCTGAAGTGTTGAAATCAGACTTCTTTTCTACTACATGGTTGGGATTAATCAATATGTACAATTCCTGGTCTGCAGCTGAGATAATTATTCTTTTTGGAGACACCCATAATTTTGGAAATATGGTGAATGCAGTGAATTTTGACAAAAAAGAGTCAAAGGAATCATCTTCCAAACTTTGGGTCTTAACTTGCCATTGGAAAGTTACCATGGTGGATCCCGTAGCCATGTTGAGCGTTATAAATCCTTTCCATGGGGCTTTGCATTTTAGGGACACTGAGGATATCCCTGAGTTCAGCCATTTCCTCTCGTCCTTAGACCTTTTCAATTCACAAGTGGACCTCCCTCTCCTGCAATGGTGGGAAAAGGTCTTTTACTGTACCAACTACAAACCAGGTAAAATTTATCCAAAGTGGAAAACAAAATGCACCGGAAAGGAAAATGTACACCATCTGAAAATGTACACTTTTGAAAGAACTATGATGGGTGAAAGTTACAATATCTACAATGCTGTTTATGCTCTGGCACACGCATTACATGCAATGGTTGGATCCAGAGCCCAACTGACCAGGATGAGGCTTGGAAAGAAGAGCTCAGATGTCCAGTCATGGCAG atTCTTCACTATTTGAGGAACATCCGATTTAACAACAGTGCTGGAGATGACATTTCATTCTCAGAAAATGGATTTGGTTCTCTTCGCTTTGATCTTATCAACTGGGTTTTTCTCCCCAATGAAAGTTTTCTCCCCACAAAAGTCGGGCAAATGGATCCCAGGGCTTTCCGAGGACAGGATTTTATCATCAATTCGGATGCAATTGTCTGGCCCACTAAG aaggtgccctttgccaggtgtggcaTGAAGAAGTGCcatgcaggagagaggagaagagttccAGAAGGAAAGCCAGTTTGTTGCTACCAATGTGACACTTGTCCAGAAGGGACCATTTCTAATCAGACAG ATGCAGCTCACTGTGATCCTTGCCCAGAAGATCAATATCCCAACAAGGAGAAGGACCAATGCATTGCCAAGAAGATCCACTTCCTTGCCTATCAAGACACTTTGGGATACGTTTTAATGTCTcttactctttttctctctgggaTCACAATTGCAGTCCTGGTGATTTTCTGTAAATATCATAgcacaccaattgtcaaggccaacaaccgaAATCTCACTTACATACTCCTAGTCTCTCTTCtactctgcttcctctgctccttcctcttcattggtcgaCCCAGGAAGTTCACCTGTCTTTTCCGACAAACTTCATTTGCCATTCTCTTTTCACTTGCAATTTcctctgtgttggcaaaaactgtTACAGTGGTTCTGGCTTTtatggccaccaagccaggaaACAAGACAAGGAAACTCTTAGGAACACGACTGACCAGCTCCATTGTCTTAGCCTGTCCTCTCATCCAAGCACTTAATTGTGCCACCTGGCTGGGaacctctcccccatttcccagCTGGGACTTCCATTCCTTGTTTGGAGAGATCATTTGGGAATGTAAGGAAGGCTCCACTTTAATGTTTTACACTGTCCTTGGTTACCTAGGTTTTTTGGCCCTTGTTAGTTTCAGTGTGGCATTTCTGGCTAGGAAATTGCCTGAcagctttaatgaagccaagttcattacttttagcatgatggtcttttgcagtgtttggatcactTTCCTCCCCACTTACCTGAGTACCAAAGGGAAGtccatggtggctgtggagatcttctccatttTGGCTTCTGGAGCCGCTCTTTTGGCTTGtatctttttccccaaatgctacattattctACTGAGGCCTAACCTGAATTGTaaagaaaatatagtaagaaACAAAAATTTCTAA